One genomic segment of Theobroma cacao cultivar B97-61/B2 chromosome 6, Criollo_cocoa_genome_V2, whole genome shotgun sequence includes these proteins:
- the LOC18595917 gene encoding uncharacterized protein LOC18595917 encodes MGCSQSKIENEEAVTRCKERKQFMKEAVAARNAFAAAHSAYAMSLKNTGAALSDYAHGEVQNPNLSSHSGPSVVGPPPPQLPLVDTLLRPPPPPGNLSGDPGVPIQRSASMPIQMPLKGKQRETSTGTILEDEEEDDDVEGNDRLVKRRSGYRGSGSGGRSRREVVEEAEEVEERVTSTTVQARAMQSQPSQDSTYYYFFPTEDSVPGPSLGEVEETTVEDREVERKVFEEIPKAMEAEEKRRDEEVVVDRGQKTAMEAEKPVAAMAGVGKGTKKVGKVGVGSSGEKRLVKGSFNLLQVFAELDDHFLKASESAHEVSKMLEATRLHYHSNFADNRGHIDHSARVMRVITWNRSFRGLKSDNVDNVKDDFDSEENETHATVLDKLLAWEKKLYDEVKAGELMKFEYQRKVATLNKLKKRGNPEALEKAKAAVSHLHTRYIVDMQSMDSTVSEINRLRDDQLYPKLVQLVDGMATMWETMKVQHDSQFRIVTVLKDLDLSQSPKETSEHHHERTIQLLAIVQDWHMQFCKLVDHQKGYIIALNNWLRLNLVPIESSLKEKVSSPPRVETPPILGLLTAWQNQLEKLPDEIARSAINNFAHVIDTIMQHQLDEMKLKEKCEESEKELQRKERQFKDWYHKYMQRRTPEELDPERTEDNPNNEAVTERQVMVEAVKKRWEEEKEAYQRLCIQVREKSMVSLKTRLPELFNAMAGIAKACSKLYGELRSISHSKNPSYSP; translated from the exons ATGGGTTGTTCGCAATCCAAGATCGAGAACGAAGAAGCGGTTACCCGCTGCAAAGAGCGGAAGCAATTCATGAAAGAAGCTGTTGCTGCGCGAAACGCCTTCGCCGCCGCCCACTCCGCCTATGCCATGTCCTTGAAAAACACCGGCGCCGCCTTAAGCGACTACGCCCACGGCGAGGTCCAGAATCCCAACCTCTCTTCTCACTCTGGGCCGTCGGTGGTGGGGCCTCCGCCGCCACAACTGCCTTTGGTCGACACACTCCTTCGGCCGCCTCCGCCTCCCGGGAACCTCTCCGGTGATCCGGGGGTTCCGATTCAACGGTCGGCTAGTATGCCTATACAGATGCCGTTGAAAGGGAAGCAAAGGGAAACGTCGACAGGCACGATTTTGGAAGATGAAGAGGAGGATGATGACGTGGAAGGTAATGATAGGTTGGTGAAGCGAAGATCGGGTTATAGGGGAAGTGGGAGTGGTGGTAGGAGTAGGAGGGAAGTGGTGGAAGAAGCGGAGGAGGTGGAAGAAAGGGTGACGTCGACGACGGTGCAGGCGCGTGCAATGCAATCGCAGCCCTCCCAGGATTCGACTTACTATTACTTCTTTCCCACGGAAGATAGTGTTCCTGGACCGAGTTTAGGGGAGGTGGAAGAAACGACGGTGGAGGATAGGGAGGTGGAACGGAAGGTTTTTGAGGAAATCCCGAAGGCAATGGAGGCGGAGGAGAAGAGGAGGGATGAGGAGGTGGTCGTGGACAGGGGACAGAAGACAGCAATGGAGGCGGAGAAGCCGGTAGCGGCTATGGCTGGGGTAGGGAAGGGAACTAAGAAGGTTGGGAAAGTCGGGGTTGGTAGTTCAGGGGAGAAGAGGTTGGTGAAAGGTAGTTTTAATTTGTTGCAGGTATTTGCAGAGCTTGATGATCATTTCCTGAAGGCGTCAGAAAGTGCTCATGAGGTTTCGAAGATGTTGGAGGCTACTAGGTTGCATTATCACTCTAATTTTGCTGATAATCGAG GACATATTGATCACTCTGCAAGAGTGATGCGTGTTATTACTTGGAATCGCTCATTTAGAGGATTAAAATCAGACAATGTGGATAATGTGAAGGATGATTTTGATTCGGAGGAGAATGAGACTCATGCCACTGTGTTGGATAAATTGCTTGCATGGGAAAAAAAGCTTTATGATGAAGTGAAG GCAGGTGAACTTATGAAGTTTGAGTACCAAAGGAAGGTTGCCACTCTAAACAAACTAAAGAAACGAGGTAACCCTGAAGCACTTGAAAAGGCAAAAGCAGCAGTAAGTCATCTACATACTAGATATATTGTCGACATGCAATCCATGGATTCAACAGTTTCAGAGATAAATCGTTTACGAGATGATCAGCTATATCCGAAACTTGTTCAACTTGTTGATGG GATGGCGACAATGTGGGAAACCATGAAAGTTCAACATGATAGCCAATTTAGGATTGTGACAGTCCTGAAAGATCTGGACCTCTCTCAATCCCCGAAGGAAACGAGTGAGCACCACCATGAGCGCACCATCCAGCTGTTAGCAATTGTGCAGGATTGGCACATGCAGTTTTGCAAGCTTGTAGACCACCAGAAAGGGTACATAATAGCCCTGAACAATTGGTTAAGGCTAAATCTTGTTCCCATTGAAAGTAGTCTGAAGGAGAAGGTTTCTTCCCCTCCGAGGGTTGAAACTCCCCCTATTCTAGGGCTCCTCACTGCTTGGCAAAACCAGCTTGAGAAACTTCCAGATGAGATTGCGAGAAGTGCCATTAATAACTTTGCTCATGTGATAGATACTATTATGCAGCATCAATTAGATGAAATGAAGCTGAAGGAAAAATGCGAGGAATCTGAAAAGGAGCTTCAGAGGAAAGAACGACAATTTAAAGACTGGTACCATAAGTATATGCAGCGAAGAACACCAGAGGAGTTGGATCCAGAGAGGACAGAAGACAACCCTAACAATGAGGCTGTTACTGAAAGACAGGTTATGGTGGAAGCAGTGAAGAAGAGgtgggaagaagaaaaagaggccTATCAGAGGTTATGCATTCAGGTGAGGGAGAAGTCTATGGTGAGTCTAAAAACTCGCTTGCCGGAGCTCTTCAACGCAATGGCAGGGATTGCGAAGGCTTGTTCAAAACTGTA
- the LOC18595918 gene encoding methyltransferase-like protein 22 has protein sequence MKGGDSKKDKEEQQQVMSEVHLGCPPGISGPHISRFIISLPAGIPEVESSRFHELFKEEEACTDQDISFDEDGDLVLPRRRRNSRRCFTMKIQHNITSSIPSVGLQVWRAELVLSDFVLHKMCTTTDFDGIVSLELGAGTGLAGMLLAHAAKTVFLTDHGDKILENCVKNVQLNSGVFNCQAAVHVRELDWVQPWPPKVGLDLVSQERYSWSLSELEEVQKASLLVAADVIYSDDLTDALFGILERLMSQGSEKVLYLALEKRYNFSLEDLDVVANGYSHFRSYLREDDECEGLEHRSLPCFMGRRINVAEIPQYVGEYDRGKDAELWQIRYNKGKL, from the exons ATGAAGGGCGGAGATTCAAAGAAGGACAAGGAGGAACAGCAACAAGTGATGAGCGAGGTCCATCTGGGATGTCCACCTGGCATCTCCGGGCCTCACATTTCCCGCTTCATCATTTCTCTTCCAGCCGGTATTCCGGAAGTTGAATCCAGTAGATTCCATGAACTGTTCAAAGAGGAGGAAGCTTGTACGGACCAAGATATTAGCTTTGATGAAGATGGCGATCTTGTTTTACCAAGACGACGCC GGAATTCGCGGCGTTGTTTTACTATGAAAATCCAGCATAATATCACTTCATCCATTCCCAGTGTTGGTTTGCAG GTATGGAGAGCTGAACTAGTTTTGTCAGATTTTGTGTTGCATAAGATGTGCACTACAACGGATTTCGATGGCATTGTTTCCTTAGAGCTTGGTGCTGGAACAG GTCTGGCAGGCATGTTGCTCGCGCATGCTGCTAAGACTGTGTTCTTAACAG ACCATGGTGATAAAATCCTGGAAAACTGTGTTAAGAATGTTCAACTTAATTCTGGAGTGTTCAATTGTCAAGCCGCAGTTCATGTGCGTGAACTTGATTGGGTGCAGCCCTGGCCTCCTAAAGTTGGCTTAGACCTTGTATCTCAAGAAAG GTATTCCTGGAGCTTGTCAGAACTTGAAGAAGTCCAGAAAGCTTCTCTGCTTGTAGCTGCTGATGTTATTTACAGTGATGATCTGACAGATGCATTATTTGGCATTTTAGAGAGATTAATGTCACAAGGCTCAGAAAAG GTGTTATACTTGGCACTGGAAAAGCGCTACAACTTCagtcttgaagatcttgatgTTGTAGCAAATGGTTATTCACATTTCAGAAGTTACTTGAGGGAGGATGACG AATGTGAAGGCCTTGAACACAGATCCTTGCCTTGTTTTATGGGTAGACGTATTAATGTTGCAGAAATTCCACAATATGTGGGGGAATATGACAGAGGAAAAGATGCAGAGCTTTGGCAGATTAGATACAATAAAGGAAAGCTATAA
- the LOC18595919 gene encoding uncharacterized protein LOC18595919 → MFDLLMKPKFYAKCKSDIRMIKMRLETIQKKRNTVEKYLKNDIAELLRSGLDYNAYGRAEGLLIEQNRTACYNLIEQFSECISKHVSVMQKSSECPEECKEAIPSLIYAAARFADLPELRDLRTMFTERYGNSLESFLNQEFVWKLKAEPPTKEMKLQLMHEVAQEFSIEWDSKALEQKLFKPPPPQQNEAWHKSLDDADDDGHKLYRSKNDTFQKSNNHDDENGLGNMLENTRPKRKETDLTSHGRKDDTDDKYKLHSSSEDKVFPNTSSTSVESVSEDNIENRKPFYYRFMPPPYVRPSLGKEKSSTEEPTTPSDNTDNEKNRKWDDSVGESKPKPRSVRRRPLKTPPGREVLSSDENDGAAKNFSSSAVNREEARKGLASKQMEESDERDNEEKMMDGLLMHYSTKKSPYESASKWKANLRLAPGRQTAEDSSKGSRFRSTKSDPNSPPGRAATFPKEATSPTETTGRHARASSLQPDMFAGHVHPKLPEYDDLAARLAALRGG, encoded by the exons ATGTTTGACTTGTTGATGAAGCCAAAGTTCTATGCAAAATG CAAATCGGACATAAGGATGATTAAGATGAGACTTGAGACTATACAGAAGAAGAGAAATACGGTGGAGAAGTATTTGAAGAATGATATCGCTGAGCTCCTCAGGAGCGGTCTTGATTACAATGCTTATGGCAGG GCTGAAGGTCTTCTGATTGAGCAAAACAGAACAGCCTGTTACAATCTCATAGAGCAGTTTTCAGAGTGCATCTCAAAGCATGTGTCCGTCATGCAAAAGAGTAG TGAGTGTCCTGAGGAATGCAAAGAAGCTATACCATCTCTAATATATGCTGCAGCCAGATTTGCAGATTTGCCAGAACTACGTGACCTCAGAACTATGTTTACTGAGAGATATGGGAATTCCCTAGAATCGTTTTTAAATCAAGAG TTTGTGTGGAAACTAAAGGCAGAGCCTCCCACAAAGGAGATGAAGCTTCAATTGATGCATGAGGTGGCGCAAGAGTTTTCTATTGAATGGGACTCCAAGGCTTTGGAACAGAAACTGTTTAAGCCACCTCCACCACAGCAG AATGAGGCCTGGCACAAGTCTTTAgatgatgctgatgatgatggacaCAAGTTGTACAGGAGCAAGAATGATACGTTCCAGAAAAGCAACAATCATGATGATGAGAATGGATTGGGTAACATGCTGGAGAACACTAGGccgaaaagaaaggaaacagACCTCACTTCTCATGGGAGAAAGGACGACACTGATGATAAGTACAAGCTGCATAGCAGCAGTGAAGATAAAGTTTTCCCAAACACTAGTTCTACTTCAGTTGAAAGTGTTTCTGAGGATAACATCGAAAACAGGAAGCCCTTTTACTACAGATTTATGCCTCCTCCGTATGTCAGGCCGTCCCTGGGCAAAGAAAAAAGCAGCACTGAGGAGCCCACGACACCAAGTGATAATACTGATAACGAGAAAAACAGGAAATGGGATGATTCAGTTGGTGAGAGTAAGCCAAAGCCAAGATCAGTTAGGAGGAGACCTTTAAAAACACCACCAGGCCGTGAAGTCTTAAGCAGTGATGAAAATGATGGGGCTGCAAAAAATTTCAGTTCAAGTGCAGTGAATCGCGAAGAAGCAAGAAAGGGTTTGGCATCcaaacaaatggaagaaagtgATGAGAGGGACAACGAGGAGAAGATGATGGATGGGCTTTTGATGCACTACAGTACGAAAAAGTCGCCTTACGAATCGGCAAGCAAATGGAAAGCAAATCTAAGACTTGCTCCTGGAAGACAAACAGCTGAAGACAGCAGCAAAGGCTCAAGGTTCCGAAGCACTAAATCTGATCCTAATTCCCCTCCTGGCAGAGCTGCAACTTTTCCAAAAGAGGCCACAAGTCCAACTGAAACCACAGGAAGGCATGCACGAGCCTCCTCGTTGCAGCCAGACATGTTTGCTGGACATGTGCATCCCAAGCTACCAGAGTATGATGACTTGGCAGCTCGGCTTGCAGCTCTAAGAGGGGGATAA